In one Yarrowia lipolytica chromosome 1A, complete sequence genomic region, the following are encoded:
- a CDS encoding uncharacterized protein (Compare to YALI0A18062g, similar to Saccharomyces cerevisiae ERG5 (YMR015C); ancestral locus Anc_2.562, similar to uniprot|P54781 Saccharomyces cerevisiae YMR015c ERG5 C-22 sterol desaturase), which translates to MNATQPESHIVQWLTWTQDTIGFGTLAATVLLIALLYDQFSYVKSKGSIAGPPLKMWPIIGPFLDSINPDFEKYKAQWASGALSCVSVFHKFVVLASDRDLTRKIFNSSAYVKPCVVDVAIKILRPTNWVFLDGKAHVDYRRGLNGLFTNRALSMYLPIQEGIYDTYFDKFVEMSKDGHVPYMPIFREINCALSLRTFCGNYITEEQIKEIAHDYYLVTAALELVNFPIILPFTKAWYGKKAADKVMDIFAKCAQMAKDHIKAGGDVTCTMDAWIAIMNGRDFDSDHGTVPNKKIRKFTNKEISETIFTFLFASQDASSSATTWLFQIVADRPDVYAKIREEQLAVRGGDPNVPLSLELTEKMTYTNMVVKECLRLRPPVIMVPYVAKKDFPISDTYTVPKGSMIIPTVYPSLHDPEVYERPDEFVPERWLPDGDGTKNAKNWLVFGTGPHYCLGQKYALMNFTNMIGKACMNLDFTHKVTPLSEKVRVFATIFPDDDCLLQFKKRE; encoded by the coding sequence ATGAACGCTACCCAACCGGAGTCGCACATTGTGCAATGGCTGACGTGGACCCAGGACACGATTGGGTTCGGCACACTGGCCGCAACGGTGCTGTTAATCGCTCTACTTTACGACCAGTTTTCCTACGTCAAGTCCAAGGGGTCCATTGCCGGCCCGCCTCTGAAAATGTGGCCCATCATCGGCCCATTTCTGGACTCCATCAACCCGGACTTTGAGAAATACAAGGCCCAGTGGGCGTCGGGGGCGCTCAGCTGCGTGTCTGTGTTCCACAAGTTTGTGGTGCTCGCATCTGATCGGGACCTGACCCGTAAGATCTTCAACTCCAGCGCATACGTCAAGCCCTGTGTGGTGGACGTGGCCATTAAAATCCTGCGGCCCACCAACTGGGTCTTTCTGGACGGTAAGGCCCATGTCGACTACCGACGAGGTCTCAACGGCCTCTTCACCAACAGAGCCCTCAGCATGTACCTGCCCATCCAGGAGGGCATCTACGACACCTACTTTGACAAGTTTGTTGAAATGAGCAAGGACGGCCACGTGCCCTACATGCCCATTTTCCGAGAAATCAACTGCGCGCTCTCTCTGCGAACCTTCTGCGGCAACTACATCACCGAGGAGCAGATCAAGGAAATTGCCCACGACTACTACCTGGTGACTGCCGCCCTCGAGCTCGTCAACTTCCCCATCATTCTGCCCTTCACCAAGGCCTGGTACGGCAAAAAGGCCGCCGACAAGGTGATGGACATTTTCGCAAAGTGCGCCCAGATGGCCAAGGACCACATCAAGGCCGGAGGAGATGTCACCTGCACTATGGACGCCTGGATCGCCATCATGAACGGCCGGGACTTTGACAGCGACCACGGCACCGTGcccaacaagaagattcGAAAGTtcaccaacaaggagattTCAGAGACCATCTTCACATTTCTGTTTGCCTCTCAGGACGCGTCCTCTTCCGCCACCACCTGGCTCTTCCAGATTGTTGCCGACCGACCAGACGTGTACGCCAAGATTCgagaggagcagctggcGGTGCGAGGAGGTGACCCCAACGTACCCCTGTCGCTGGAGCTCACCGAGAAAATGACTTACACCAACATGGTGGTCAAGGAGTGTCTGCGGCTGCGACCCCCTGTCATTATGGTTCCCTAcgtggccaagaaggacttcCCCATCTCGGACACCTACACAGTGCCCAAGGGCTCCATGATCATCCCCACGGTCTACCCCTCGCTGCATGACCCCGAGGTGTACGAGCGGCCGGACGAGTTTGTGCCCGAGCGATGGCTGCCTGACGGAGACGGCACCAAAAACGCAAAGAACTGGCTCGTGTTCGGCACCGGGCCCCACTACTGTCTGGGACAGAAGTACGCGCTCATGAACTTCACCAACATGATTGGAAAGGCCTGCATGAACCTCGACTTTACACACAAGGTGACGCCTCTCAGTGAAAAGGTGCGTGTGTTTGCCACAATCTTCCCCGATGACGATTGTCTGTTGCAGTTTAAGAAGAGGGAGTAG
- a CDS encoding uncharacterized protein (Compare to YALI0A18161g, weakly similar to uniprot|O74919 Schizosaccharomyces pombe Rna binding protein-putative pre mRNA splicing factor and to to uniprot|P38151 Saccharomyces cerevisiae YBR233w PAB1-binding protein 2), with translation MFVRDESVADSNENSVANHLNMTHDFGHVHVDHDHDHDNVDPAGNFASFANDPIGNPATLGDDTTQLVLRALVSTKEAGVIIGKDGATVAGLRDAAKVKAGVTKSVAGIPDRILSVAGTAAGVSRAIGLAAAALVAHPPSGYVLNLVPPGPQGTTTVRLLIPHQRMGSILGKGGVRIKAIQAKYGVRIVASKHRLPHSSERIVEIQGEPLALQTAVYTVVQCLLEEKDKSILVAYYNPRSLEGSMTLREDPEDKEYVSFAGYRGRHQDGGSDTDTDREATVSDHGGDAEALSSSDACVQSTIIPASFAGYIIGRRGDNIRELRKRSGAAISISSEYERERTLLMRGSEAAVALAMSMLQQQMDEERERRAQVGSEEGNNGFCSDV, from the coding sequence ATGTTCGTCCGAGACGAAAGCGTCGCTGACTCCAACGAAAACAGCGTCGCCAACCACCTCAACATGACCCACGACTTTGGCCATGTCCATGTCGACCACGACCACGACCATGACAACGTCGACCCCGCTGGCAACTTCGCCAGCTTCGCCAACGACCCCATTGGCAACCCCGCCACGCTCGGCGACGACACAACTCAGCTCGTGCTGCGGGCCCTAGTGTCGACGAAAGAGGCGGGCGTCATCATTGGCAAAGATGGCGCCACCGTGGCCGGACTTCGGGACGCCGCCAAAGTCAAGGCCGGCGTCACAAAGTCCGTCGCCGGCATCCCCGACCGCATCCTGTCGGTTGCCGGCACCGCCGCCGGTGTGTCACGTGCCATTGGCCTGGCGGCTGCGGCACTCGTGGCACACCCGCCGTCGGGCTACGTGCTCAATCTGGTGCCTCCAGGCCCACAGGGCACCACCACCGTGCGCTTGCTCATCCCGCACCAGCGCATGGGCTCGATTCTGGGCAAGGGCGGCGTGCGCATCAAGGCCATCCAAGCCAAGTACGGCGTGCGCATTGTGGCGTCCAAACACCGGCTGCCCCACTCGTCCGAGCGCATCGTCGAGATCCAGGGCGAGCCGCTGGCGCTGCAGACCGCCGTCTACACGGTGGTCCAGTGTCTGCTTGAAGAAAAGGACAAATCAATCCTCGTGGCCTACTACAACCCGCGCAGCCTGGAGGGCAGTATGACCCTACGCGAGGACCCGGAAGATAAAGAATATGTGTCTTTCGCCGGCTACCGGGGCCGCCATCAGGATGGAGgaagtgacacagacacagataGGGAGGCTACCGTGTCGGATCATGGTGGAGACGCAGAAGCGCTGTCCAGCTCAGACGCATGTGTCCAATCCACAATTATCCCCGCGTCGTTCGCTGGCTACATCATTGGCCGGCGCGGCGACAACATCCGGGAGCTGCGCAAACGGTCTGGCGCggccatctccatctcgtccGAGTACGAGAGGGAGCGCACGCTGTTAATGCGGGGCTCGGAGGCTGCAGTGGCGCTGGCCATGAGCATgttgcagcagcagatggacgaggagcGCGAGCGAAGGGCTCAGGTGGGCTCCGAGGAAGGAAACAACGGCTTCTGCTCCGACGTTTGA
- a CDS encoding uncharacterized protein (Compare to YALI0A18139g, no similarity), whose product MTTTDSPSVLQDKDIDRLVNAQKKPQEEPTMKDKALLFEKQRQEKKMKHTEAKMETNPLTSAKTFRKAPTEASTATTKDSTKNVNNTTSTKNNTKNTPKNTPKNIPKNTTAKPPIPKSAMKPSVPAAAAAVSTSAATAPAATASVSVSEPAAAFSPASHDMASFMTGDTSAAIECLMNGTSTSTPQKSASGISTNKHVNAAASQVNNRSNTSNSFDSHTTQKAGSYNPNITNILSERELDSTDCYADSESRSQPHKPSVLLPTTVLTDNKTPTYPPSPEFFSDHTDARDVRVGASFVNHKQPYNFARNNHGSDVSSAMDNARRQASETRRSNLSSYNDRNQPAAHSYLRTAPNHMEKIRTEVDKEQTREKKLARERLARKQQRDKFDLLQTPQTKNKFNMQVPLDMSEEQLFEVICKLTTQLDQSQARVREVEELVQQCSEQLNERSVEIDSLKSQYEEDQGEKEMLVGQLEEQLKRVSEEKDVELRQATERMEKELNDVTATKDHEIQQLKQQVQDLTIQLSGATVSDVKTLRTDYEHYKSQCYRKDVMISELEARLQREENLEKFETELKDKEKRLIKTELRLGQQALEQDHERQKLEVEKKVLGEKDEEERLRERLRELGSRDRSYNRSSRDRSHDRLYERSPRSRDRSSRDRSRDRYSRSRSRSRYRRRSDSVKDYSVGPRDKGDLRSLALEKIIDFLLARQKAGAQRAHMDACYNVSGPGVRYGDGLSDATVEKVLKEFLNKDEGYLMDLLEGDGKRLDEYLGTIYSGVGV is encoded by the coding sequence ATGACTACCACAGACAGCCCCTCCGTGCtccaggacaaggacattgacCGGCTCGTCAACGCTCAGAAAAAGCCCCAGGAAGAGCCCACCATGAAGGACAAGGCGCTGCTGTTCGAGAAGCAGAgacaggagaagaagatgaagcaTACAGAGGCCAAAATGGAGACCAATCCGCTTACTTCCGCCAAGACGTTTCGCAAGGCCCCAACTGAGGCTTCGACTGCTACCACCAAGGACTCTACCAAGAACGTCAAtaacactacaagtaccaagAACAACACCAAGAACACTCCCAAGAACACCCCCAAGAACATCCCCAAGAACACTACTGCCAAACCCCCGATTCCCAAGTCAGCAATGAAGCCATCCGTtcctgctgcagctgctgctgtttcaACGTCTGCTGCTACTGCGCCTGCTGCTACTGCTTCAGTGTCCGTCTCTGAGCCTGCTGCGGCGTTTTCTCCGGCTTCTCACGACATGGCTTCGTTCATGACGGGCGATACCTCTGCTGCAATCGAGTGTCTCATGAACGGCACGTCGACCTCGACTCCGCAGAAGAGCGCCAGCGGAATCAGCACAAACAAACATGTCAACGCAGCCGCCAGCCAGGTCAACAACCGCAgcaacacctccaactcgTTCGACAGCCACACGACACAAAAGGCCGGCTCGtacaaccccaacattACCAACATTTTATCTGAACGAGAGCTCGATTCGACCGATTGCTATGCGGATTCGGAGTCCAGGTCCCAGCCACACAAGCCGTCTGTTCTTCTTCCCACCACGGTTTTGACCGACAACAAGACCCCCACTTACCCTCCTTCGCCGGAGTTCTTTTCGGACCACACCGACGCCCGTGACGTGCGGGTGGGCGCCTCGTTTGTCAACCACAAGCAGCCCTACAACTTTGCCCGAAACAACCATGGCAGCGACGTGTCCAGTGCGATGGATAATGCGAGACGTCAGGCGTCTGAGACCCGTCGTTCGAACCTCAGCTCCTACAACGACAGGAACCAGCCTGCGGCCCATTCGTATCTCCGAACCGCGCCCAATCACATGGAGAAGATCCGCACGGAGGTTGACAAGGAGCAGacaagagagaagaagctggctCGTGAGCGTTTGGCCAGAAAGCAGCAACGCGACAAGTTTGACTTGCTGCAGACCCCACagaccaagaacaagtTCAACATGCAGGTGCCGCTGGATATGAGCGAGgagcagctgtttgaggtCATTTGCAAGCTCACCACACAGCTGGATCAGAGCCAGGCAAGGGTTcgggaggtggaggagctcgtTCAGCAGTGTTCtgagcagctcaacgagCGATCTGTGGAGATTGACTCGTTGAAGAGCCAGTATGAGGAGGACCAAGGGGAAAAGGAGATGCTCGTGGGCCAATTGGAGGAACAGTTGAAACGTGTGAGTGAAGAAAAAGATGTGGAATTGAGACAGGCGACGGAGAGGATGGAGAAAGAACTGAACGACGTGACCGCGACCAAGGATCACGAGATTCAGCAGCTCAAGCAACAGGTTCAGGATCTCACCATTCAGCTCTCCGGTGCCACGGTGTCTGATGTCAAAACTCTGCGAACAGACTATGAACATTACAAGAGCCAATGTTACCGCAAGGACGTTATGATTTctgagctggaggccaGACTCCAGCGAGAGGAGAACTTGGAGAAATTTGAAACAGAactcaaggacaaggagaaacGTCTCATCAAGACAGAGCTTCGACTAGGACAGCAGGCACTGGAACAGGATCATGAGAGACAAAagctggaggtggagaagaaggtgttgGGCGAGAaggatgaagaggagcGGCTGAGAGAGCGACTGAGAGAGTTGGGCTCACGAGACAGATCATATAATCGGTCGTCCCGTGACAGATCACATGACCGATTATACGAGCGGTCGCCTCGATCTCGTGATCGctcttcacgtgacagatCCCGTGATCGATACTCCCGTAGCCGATCCCGCTCCCGATATCGTCGTAGGAGTGACTCAGTAAAGGACTACTCTGTCGGACCACGTGACAAGGGCGATCTTCGctctctggctctggagaagattaTCGACTTTCTGTTGGCTCGTCAAAAGGCTGGAGCTCAGAGAGCCCATATGGATGCGTGTTACAATGTGTCTGGCCCTGGAGTGCGGTATGGAGATGGGTTGAGTGATGCCACCGTGGAgaaggtgctcaaggagtttCTCAACAAGGATGAGGGGTATCTGATGGATTTGCTCGAGGGAGATGGCAAGAGGTTGGACGAGTATTTGGGTACCATATACTCGGGAGTGGGTGTGTGA
- a CDS encoding uncharacterized protein (Compare to YALI0A18007g, similar to uniprot|Q99257 Saccharomyces cerevisiae YPL169c MEX67 factor for nuclear mRNA export), translated as MHKQKLHFFKLACIFIFVSPVPPQTMSYRGRGRGRGGYNNSGGRDNNNNSNNSNLTDIEVRGWTNAPKDDLVRFLQDKGGFRLQNPYVDGDVIKARVKNTDARAIGQWSGRRFAGQALQITVKDGPSAAAQSTIETLKRFLESRYSAEDKLLNLAGMGQDQYLIENGLLATTERGSKMFLALLKIAGDTYPVVDSVDLGHNSISDIAGITTLSQTYPELKNLSLANNQIARITDLESWRHKFKSLRELVLVGNPITNQPDYQQQVAQLFPRLIVLDSHVIRDESQIGKVKYPIPLRQTFFENDNIQQMVGGFLANYFQLYDTDRQQLLQLYDPQSTFSVAICSNTPRTMVKGLGQPPWGQYIPLSRNMTKVTTASARTNRLYVGPEQIGRAFTRLPKTKHDLGDPSKFAIDAWTLNGVREPQDTAIFASVHGEYEENIIGNKSDTRSFDRTFVLLPGPNGSMIIASDTLMVRSYAGKDGWTSAAMTGATGGAPGDDFAGLNPDQALIVRQLMEATRLNARYARMCAEQAGFVPEQTMALFKQAQEGGSLPPDAFMS; from the coding sequence ATGCACAAGCAAAAACTACACTTTTTTAAATTGGCGTGCATTTTCATTTTCGTTTCACCAGTACCACCACAAACAATGAGTTATCGAGGACGCggacgaggccgaggcgGCTACAACAATAGCGGCGGCCgcgacaacaacaacaacagcaacaacagcaatcTGACGGACATTGAGGTCCGAGGGTGGACGAACGCGCCTAAGGACGATCTTGTACGGTTTCTCCAGGACAAGGGCGGGTTCCGGTTGCAGAACCCGTACGTGGATGGCGACGTGATCAAGGCCCGAGTCAAAAACACGGACGCCCGTGCGATTGGACAATGGTCCGGGCGCCGGTTTGCAGGCCAGGCTCTGCAAATCACAGTCAAAGATGGACCCTCGGCTGCTGCGCAGTCCACGATCGAAACGCTCAAACGGTTCCTTGAAAGCAGATACAGCGCCGAGGACAAGCTGCTGAACCTTGCAGGCATGGGCCAGGACCAGTATCTGATTGAGAATGGCCTTTTGGCCACCACTGAGCGAGGATCAAAGATGTTTCTGGCGCTGCTCAAGATTGCAGGCGACACCTACCCCGTGGTGGACTCGGTGGATCTGGGCCACAACAGCATCAGCGACATTGCCGGCATCACGACGCTGTCTCAGACGTATCCGGAGCTTAAGAATCTGTCGCTAGCCAACAACCAGATTGCCCGCATCACCGACCTCGAGTCGTGGAGACACAAGTTCAAGTCGCTGCGAGAATTGGTCCTTGTGGGCAACCCCATCACCAACCAACCCGActaccagcagcaggtggCGCAGCTGTTCCCCAGGCTCATTGTTCTGGACAGCCATGTGATTCGAGACGAGTCGCAGATTGGAAAAGTCAAGTACCCCATCCCTCTACGGCAAACGTTTTTTGAAAATGACAACATCCAGCAAATGGTCGGCGGCTTTCTCGCCAACTACTTCCAGCTCTACGACACAGACCGACAGCAGCTGTTGCAGCTGTACGACCCACAATCGACTTTCTCGGTCGCCATCTGCTCAAACACACCCCGAACAATGGTCAAGGGTCTCGGTCAGCCTCCCTGGGGCCAATACATTCCGCTGTCACGAAACATGACCAAGGTGACCACAGCCTCGGCTCGAACCAACCGACTCTATGTGGGTCCTGAACAGATTGGAAGAGCCTTTACTCGCCTGCCTAAGACGAAACACGATCTCGGAGACCCCTCAAAGTTTGCCATTGACGCATGGACTCTCAATGGTGTGCGAGAGCCGCAAGACACAGCCATTTTTGCGTCTGTGCACGGCGAGTACGAGGAAAACATTATTGGCAACAAGAGCGACACCCGGTCGTTCGACAGAACGTTTGTGCTTCTCCCTGGCCCCAACGGAAGTATGATCATCGCCTCCGATACTCTCATGGTCAGATCCTACGCCGGAAAAGACGGATGGACCAGTGCAGCCATGACTGGAGCAACTGGTGGAGCTCCTGGGGACGACTTTGCCGGTCTCAACCCCGATCAGGCTCTCATTGTCAGACAGCTCATGGAAGCCACCCGTCTAAATGCAAGGTACGCGCGAATGTGTGCTGAGCAGGCCGGATTTGTTCCGGAACAGACCATGGCATTGTTCAAACAGGCCCAGGAGGGAGGCTCGTTGCCCCCAGATGCGTTTATGTCTTAA
- a CDS encoding uncharacterized protein (Compare to YALI0A17963g, highly similar to uniprot|Q6CHJ4 Yarrowia lipolytica YALI0A08195g), which produces MQFKTLSILAAASTALAAPHQYSIQASIGLGATDLKSLQLYGNNIVYGLTQGYSDFPSRTKATLSSCFAEGYPGSLLLISQKVNYQIQHIFPGYLMSKKTVKYKHQSKERLRS; this is translated from the exons ATGCAGTTCAAGACTCTTTCCATCCTCGCCGCCGCTTCTACCGCTCTTGCCGCCCCTCATCAGTACTCCATCCAGGCCTCCATTGGCCTCGGCGCCACGGACCTCAAGTCTCTCCAGCTCTACGGCAACAACATTGTCTACGGCCTGACCCAGGGCTACTCCGACTTTCCGAGCCGGACGAAAGCGACATTATCAAGCTGTTTTGCTGAGGGCTACCCCGGGTCTCTCCTCTTGATTTCCCAGAAG GTCAATTACCAGATCCAACATATCTTTCCGGGCTACCTCATGTCCAAGAAGACGGTCAAGTATAAGCATCAGTCCAAGGAGCGGTTGAGGAGTTGA
- a CDS encoding uncharacterized protein (Compare to YALI0A17985g, weakly similar to uniprot|P14906 Saccharomyces cerevisiae YOR254c SEC63 ER protein-translocation complex subunit NPL1), translated as MTKKTTTPPIPIKLLQSVRHFYSSSTYCIYFAKPYFNYTSHSQPQLSSTDCTSHIFGSFHNTDSKMPSYSYDEESDVWPYFAVTLGSLVLVPWTLSAVYPVLCPPKTQATLPEGVTPFRPPHAADIDSFQSKQRRGKLLSKRNVALVAGWAALIGALVFISQQEVKVKADTFDPYEILGVSFSATEKQIKSHYKKLSVKLHPDKIKLVANQTMEQVEDAWVQITKAYKALTDEVTRNNFLEFGHPDGPQQTDHGIALPKWLVEGQGSPLLIGVYAIVVGVILPYTIGKWWTGVKSYTRRGIHNKTAARFFSIMAKEQPDYITHKRILEAVSEAEEYRINFPELTSKQVYELLDDYLHRKASSKPAAMLGVAALAPKLLDGFADIAIEFKPLEVVQRIIEVQRAMVQAVSLDHLPLGEMLQLPHVDYEQVTKNAKGYGTGSILGFKDAQFKEILGVDKSDITSVKNTANAVPKIDIVDAYFKVPGEDVVTPQSAAHLVLRIRVRPFGTKRPLNIDTAKLKHDLHLDEPIEVLKEPTITNSNAPLLPHTYAPYFPALHQGKWVVFITSDKDNKIVEGPGEITRLDVSNLSNLKPGKDVEDGVIGSFKIQLKNPTPMFPGKFSYKVNVLNTAYFGVDAVEKLNVEVKNPEIPADDDDEDDISEPEEDSIAGALASARGQSTKKAAVVDDDEEDSEEEEDLSDIDTDTEDEAEDPKKK; from the coding sequence AtgaccaaaaaaacaacaacaccgcCTATTCCCATAAAATTACTCCAGTCTGTTCGCCATTtctactcctcctccacctaCTGTATCTACTTTGCCAAACCTTACTTTAACTACACGTCACACTCCCAACCACAGTTGTCATCTACAGACTGTACATCACACATCTTTGGTTCTTTCCACAACACAGACTCAAAAATGCCTTCGTACTCTTATGACGAAGAGTCGGACGTGTGGCCATACTTTGCGGTCACGTTGGGCTCACTGGTGCTAGTCCCCTGGACTCTCAGTGCCGTCTATCCGGTTCTGTGTCCCCCCAAGACCCAGGCGACTCTTCCCGAGGGCGTGACACCATTCCGTCCCCCCCATGCGGCGGACATTGACTCGTTCCAGAGCAAGCAACGGCGCGGAAAGCTGCTGTCCAAGCGCAACGTGGCTCTGGTTGCGGGGTGGGCGGCTCTGATTGGAGCGCTGGTGTTCATTTCACAACAGGaggtcaaggtcaaggccgaCACGTTTGATCCGTACGAGATTCTGGGcgtgtccttctcggccacAGAGAAGCAAATCAAGAGCCACTACAAAAAGCTGTCGGTCAAGCTGCATcccgacaagatcaagctGGTGGCTAACCAGACCATggagcaggtggaggacgCGTGGGTCCAGATCACAAAGGCCTACAAGGCGCTGACAGACGAAGTCACCCGAAACAACTTTCTGGAGTTTGGCCATCCTGACGGCCCCCAGCAGACCGACCACGGTATTGCTCTGCCCAAGTGGCTCGTGGAGGGCCAGGGCTCTCCCTTGCTCATTGGTGTCTACGCCATTGTCGTGGGAGTCATCCTCCCCTACACCATTGGCAAGTGGTGGACCGGAGTCAAGTCCTACACTCGTCGTGGAATCCACAACAAGACCGCAGCCcggttcttctccatcatggccaaggagcagcCAGACTACATCACTCACAAGCGAATCCTGGAGGCCGTGtccgaggccgaggagtACCGAATCAACTTCCCCGAGCTCACCAGCAAGCAGGTCTACGAGCTTCTAGACGACTACCTCCACAGAAAGGCTTCTTCCAAGCCCGCCGCTATGCTGGGCGTGGCTGCTTTGGCccccaagctgctggatggCTTTGCCGACATTGCCATCGAGTTCAAGCCTCTGGAGGTGGTTCAGCGAATTATTGAGGTTCAGCGAGCCATGGTTCAGGCCGTTTCTCTCGACCATCTTCCTCTTGGAGAGATGCTGCAGCTCCCTCACGTGGACTACGAGCAGGTGACCAAGAATGCCAAGGGCTACGGTACCGGCTCCATCCTGGGCTTCAAGGATGCCCAATtcaaggagattctggGCGTCGACAAATCTGATATTACATCGGTCAAGAACACCGCCAACGCTGTGCCCAAGATTGATATTGTGGATGCCTACTTCAAGGTGCCTGGTGAAGACGTGGTGACCCCCCAGTCTGCTGCCCATCTTGTTCTACGAATCCGGGTGCGGCCATTTGGCACCAAGCGACCTCTCAACATTGATACCGCCAAGCTCAAGCATGATCTGCATCTCGACGAGCCTAtcgaggtgctcaaggagcccaCAATCACCAACAGCAACGCTCCTCTGCTGCCTCACACCTACGCACCCTACTTCCCTGCTCTCCATCAGGGCAAGTGGGTTGTGTTTATCACCTCtgacaaggacaacaagATTGTCGAGGGTCCCGGCGAGATCACCCGGCTCGACGTATCCAACCTGAGCAATCTCAAGCCTGgcaaggacgtggaggatGGCGTTATCGGCTCCTTCAAGATCCAGCTCAAGAACCCCACTCCCATGTTCCCCGGCAAGTTTTCGTACAAGGTTAACGTGCTCAACACGGCTTACTTTGGCGTCGATGCTGTGGAGAAGCTGAACGTGGAGGTCAAGAACCCGGAGATTCCCgctgatgacgacgacgaggacgacatTTCCGAGCCTGAGGAGGACTCCATTGCTGGCGCTCTGGCTTCTGCCCGGGGCCAGAgcaccaagaaggccgccGTAgtggacgacgatgaggaggactccgaggaggaggaggatctgTCGGATATCGACACCGACaccgaggacgaggctgaggatcccaagaagaagtaa
- a CDS encoding uncharacterized protein (Compare to YALI0A18029g, no similarity) → MNGIQEQQMTQLYLPQTEDLMQLHTMLSQLQIALKDNEEVVEKLIRQADKYTLSDVMEEVEATNDSDSDEYLPSTGDSDALLDSQLSKNAFLRTQVAQQTKTNSETLQLVSEYRKGLGSCLDVVRQLAWEKTVRNINLHRDLQPGYFERNQQVDAMQVENAEIRREIELEVNLLRKLVREGC, encoded by the coding sequence ATGAACGGCATACAAGAACAACAAATGACGCAGCTTTACCTGCCGCAAACTGAGGACCTGATGCAGCTGCACACCATGCTTAGTCAGCTTCAGATTGCGCTCAAGGACAAcgaagaggtggtggagaagttgatTCGACAGGCCGACAAGTACACGCTTTCAGATGtcatggaggaggttgaagCGACCAATgacagcgacagcgacgagTATTTGCCGTCGACCGGCGACTCGGACGCCTTGCTCGACTCACAGCTGTCGAAAAACGCGTTTTTGAGGACCCAGGTGGCTCAGCAGACAAAAACCAACTCAGAGACATTACAGCTTGTGTCGGAGTACAGAAAAGGCCTGGGATCTTGTCTGGATGTGGTGCGGCAACTGGCATGGGAAAAGACGGTTCGAAATATCAATTTGCATCGAGATTTGCAACCAGGATATTTCGAGAGGAATCAGCAGGTGGATGCCATGCAGGTGGAGAATGCGGAGATTAGAAGAGAGATTGAGTTGGAGGTGAATCTGTTGAGAAAGTTGGTTAGGGAAGGGTGTTAG